CATGGACCCAAAGGTTTCCGTGAATATGGAAATCATTATTGAAAAAGGCAGGGGTTATGTCCCTGCAGAGGAAAACAAGAAATCCAATGCCCCTTTGGGCACCATTGCCGTTGACTCTGTATTTACGCCGATCAAGAATGTAAAGTATAGCATTGAAAACTATAGGGTGGAACAGAAGACGGATTACGAAAAATTGGTTTTCGAGATCGTTAGCGATGGTTCCATACATCCTAAAGATGCCCTGACAGAAGCTGCCAAGGTTTTGATCCATCACTTTATGTTGTTCTCCGATGAGCGAATTACGCTTGAAGCTGATGAAATTGCACAAACGGAAACCTATGATGAGGAATCACTGCACATGCGTCAGTTACTAAAAACCAAATTGGTGGATATGGACCTTTCCGTGCGCGCCTTGAACTGTTTAAAAGCAGCTGAGGTCGATACCTTGGGGGACTTGGTTTCATTCAACAAGAATGATTTAATGAAGTTTAGAAACTTTGGTAAAAAATCCTTGACCGAACTTGAGGAACTGGTAATCAATAAGGGATTACAATTTGGAATGGATTTGACCAAATACAAATTGGATAAGGACTAATAATCATATTTTGCTCTCCCGATAAATAGCATTGGGATCTGGTAGCAAGATGATAACAAAGTAAAGATGAGACACGGAAAAAAATTCAATCACCTGGGGAGAACGGCATCGCACAGAAAAGCAATGTTGGCAAACATGGCCTGTTCCCTAATTGAGCATAAACGGATCAATACTACAGTTGCGAAGGCCAAAGCCCTAAAACAATTTGTGGAACCATTGATCACGAAAGCGAAAACGGAGAACAACCAGACCACAGAGAAGGGCATGCACAATAGAAGGATCGTTTTTAAGAACCTTCGAAGCAAATATGCCATTACGGAATTGTTTGGAACAGTTGCCGAAAAAGTGGGCGATAGGCCCGGAGGATACACCCGAATCATTAAGTTGGGTAACCGTTTGGGGGATAATGCCGATATGGCAATGATCGAGCTCGTAGATTTTAATGAAACCTATAATGCCGGTAAGCCCAAAAAGAAATCCACTAGAAGAAGTAGAAGGGGAAAAGGTAAGGCTGCAGCAGGTGTTGCCGCGCCAGTTTCGGAAACCACCACAACAGTTGATGATTCCGAAGAATAAACAAATGTTGATTATTCATTGAAAAATAGGAAAAAGGATACGTGAGAACGTATCCTTTTTTTATGTTGTTTTGTGAAATTTTGATTAGTAAAACATGAAATATCAAAAACGAAAAAAGGCACTGGTACTTCTGGAGGATGGTACCATTTTTTATGGTAAAGCGGTTGGTGACAAAGAAGGAACTGCATTTGGGGAGGTGTGTTTCAATACGGGGATGACAGGATATCAGGAGATTTTTACGGATCCTTCCTATTATGGTCAGATAATGGTCGCTACAAACGCCCATATCGGAAATTATGGCACAAATGATGATGAAGTGGAATCGGACTCCATTAAGATTGCGGGGTTGATTGTCAAGAATTTCAGTTATGAATATTCCCGGCCAGATGCGGACAAAAGCCTTTTGGATTTTTTAAACGATAACCAATTGTTTGCCATTTCTGACGTGGATACTCGGGCATTGGTCAGCTATATCCGGGACAATGGCGCCATGAACGCCGTAATTTCCACGTGTGTTGATGAAATAGGGGCCTTGAAAGCGGAATTGAAAAAAGTGCCAAGCATGAAAGGTTTGGAATTGGTTTCCAAGGTCTCCACCAAGAAAGCCTACTATTTTGGGGAGGAAGATGCCAAGTTCAAGATTTCCGCTTTGGATATTGGTATTAAAAAGAACATCCTCAGAAACCTGGCAAAGCGGGACGCTTACATAAAGGTGTTTCCCTATGACGCCTCCATTGAGGAAATGACAGCATGGGAGCCAGATGGATATTTCATTTCCAATGGTCCCGGTGATCCGGAACCCCTTACCAAATCCATTGAGACCACAAAACAGATATTGAAGACAAACAAACCCTTGTTTGGCATTTGTTTGGGACACCAGGTTTTGGCACTGGCCAATGGGGTATCCACCTACAAGATGCACCACGGCCATCGAGGAATTAACCACCCTATTCTTAATTTAATGACAGGAAAGGGGGAGATTACATCGCAAAACCATGGATTTTCGGTAAATCGCGAAGAAACGGAGGCCAATCCCAATCTGGAGATTACCCATACCCATTTAAATGATGGAACAGTAGCTGGAATCAAAATGAAATATAAAAATGTGTTCTCGGTCCAATACCATCCGGAGGCCAGTCCTGGACCCCATGATGCGGAATACCTTTTTGACCAGTTTTTTGAAGCCATACAAGCAAGTCAGAACTAAAACGTTATAGTGGATTTTCTTTTTATTATCATGATTTTATGACGTTTATCATACATCATAAACTCGGGGCTTTTGTATTTTCGTGCCTATAATTTTCAACCTTAAAAACAGACATTATGAGCATTATCGTTAATATTCATGCAAGACAGATTTTGGACTCCCGGGGAAACCCCACCGTAGAGGTCGATGTGGTAACGGAAAATGGCATTTTGGGTCGTGCGGCAGTTCCTTCAGGAGCTTCAACAGGAGAGCATGAGGCAGTGGAATTACGCGATGGTGGTGACTCCTTTATGGGCAAAGGTGTTGGAAAGGCCGTGAACAACGTAAACACCATTTTGGCCGAAGAATTGGTAGGAACATC
The sequence above is a segment of the Muricauda sp. SCSIO 64092 genome. Coding sequences within it:
- a CDS encoding DNA-directed RNA polymerase subunit alpha, with translation MALLNFQKPDKVIMIDSTDFEGKFEFRPLEPGYGLTVGNALRRVLLSSLEGFAITSVRIDGVEHEFSVIPGVVEDVTEMILNLKQVRFKRQIDDVESETVSISVSGKEQMTAGDFQKFISGYQVLNPDLVVCNMDPKVSVNMEIIIEKGRGYVPAEENKKSNAPLGTIAVDSVFTPIKNVKYSIENYRVEQKTDYEKLVFEIVSDGSIHPKDALTEAAKVLIHHFMLFSDERITLEADEIAQTETYDEESLHMRQLLKTKLVDMDLSVRALNCLKAAEVDTLGDLVSFNKNDLMKFRNFGKKSLTELEELVINKGLQFGMDLTKYKLDKD
- the rplQ gene encoding 50S ribosomal protein L17, encoding MRHGKKFNHLGRTASHRKAMLANMACSLIEHKRINTTVAKAKALKQFVEPLITKAKTENNQTTEKGMHNRRIVFKNLRSKYAITELFGTVAEKVGDRPGGYTRIIKLGNRLGDNADMAMIELVDFNETYNAGKPKKKSTRRSRRGKGKAAAGVAAPVSETTTTVDDSEE
- the carA gene encoding glutamine-hydrolyzing carbamoyl-phosphate synthase small subunit — translated: MKYQKRKKALVLLEDGTIFYGKAVGDKEGTAFGEVCFNTGMTGYQEIFTDPSYYGQIMVATNAHIGNYGTNDDEVESDSIKIAGLIVKNFSYEYSRPDADKSLLDFLNDNQLFAISDVDTRALVSYIRDNGAMNAVISTCVDEIGALKAELKKVPSMKGLELVSKVSTKKAYYFGEEDAKFKISALDIGIKKNILRNLAKRDAYIKVFPYDASIEEMTAWEPDGYFISNGPGDPEPLTKSIETTKQILKTNKPLFGICLGHQVLALANGVSTYKMHHGHRGINHPILNLMTGKGEITSQNHGFSVNREETEANPNLEITHTHLNDGTVAGIKMKYKNVFSVQYHPEASPGPHDAEYLFDQFFEAIQASQN